In a genomic window of Magnolia sinica isolate HGM2019 chromosome 14, MsV1, whole genome shotgun sequence:
- the LOC131225739 gene encoding uncharacterized protein LOC131225739 encodes MDRDWGSKPGSGGAASAQNEAIDRRERLRRLALETIDLAKDPYFMRNHLGSYECKLCLTLHNNEGNYLAHTQGKRHQTNLAKRAAREAKDAPAQPQPHKRKVTLRKTVKIGRPGYRVTKQFDSETKQRSLLFQIEYPEIEDLAKPRHRFMSSFEQRIESWDKRYQYLLFAAEPYEIIAFKVPSTEIDKSTPKFFSHWDSDSKMFTLQLYFKTKPPEANNPQAAPTPAANGTSAPGVPPRPLPPPPQALPPPPPPPQGPPPSAPVVNPPRGPPPPMPGSAPPMGGPPPPPPSMANGPPRPMPPGGLQLPPPPPLGSSMANFTPAPQMGRPPSMLPPQGFPGQQIQGQGMRPAPPPPNMPHQIPRPPAS; translated from the exons atggACAGAGACTGGGGATCGAAGCCGGGGAGCGGAGGCGCTGCCTCAGCTCAGAACGAAGCCATCGACAGGAGAGAGCGTCTTCGAAGGCTCGCCCTTGAGACCATCGATCTCGCCAAGGATCCCTATTTCATGCGTAATCATCTCGGCAG CTACGAATGCAAGCTTTGCCTGACGCTGCACAACAATGAGGGGAACTACTTGGCTCACACTCAGGGCAAGCGCCATCAAACCAACTTGGCGAAGCGGGCCGCCCGCGAGGCCAAAGATGCCCCCGCCCAGCCTCAGCCCCACAAACGCAAGGTCACCCTCCGCAAGactg TCAAGATTGGCAGGCCAGGATACAGGGTGACGAAGCAATTCGATTCAGAAACTAAGCAGCGTTCCCTTCTCTTCCAG ATTGAATATCCTGAAATTGAAGACCTTGCAAAGCCACGACATCGGTTTATGTCGTCCTTTGAGCAG AGGATCGAGTCCTGGGATAAAAGATACCAGTATCTTCTGTTTGCAGCCGAGCCATATGAGATCATCGCTTTCAAG GTTCCTAGCACGGAAATCGACAAATCTACCCCCAAGTTCTTCTCACACTGGGATTCAGATTCTAAAATGTTCACG TTGCAGTTGTATTTCAAAACCAAACCGCCTGAAGCCAATAACCCGCAGGCAGCACCTACACCGGCTGCGAATGGCACATCAGCTCCTGGTGTTCCTCCTAGGCCATTGCCTCCACCACCTCAAGCCCTGCCGCCACCACCTCCACCACCACAAGGACCGCCACCCAGTGCCCCTGTCGTGAATCCCCCTAGAGGCCCGCCACCTCCAATGCCTGGTTCTGCACCGCCTATGGGTGGCCCACCACCACCTCCCCCATCGATGGCAAATGGCCCTCCACGTCCCATGCCTCCTGGAGGTCTTCAACTCCCGCCACCTCCACCACTTGGCAGCTCTATGGCGAACTTTACGCCTGCCCCTCAGATGGGTCGTCCACCGTCGATGCTGCCACCACAAGGTTTTCCAGGGCAACAAATTCAGGGCCAAGGGATGCGACCAGCCCCACCTCCTCCTAACATGCCCCATCAGATTCCGAGGCCACCAGCGTCATAG